The genomic stretch TGCAAATATATCACATATCAATGAAATTATCAAGCCTATTTTCATTCAAATATAAATAGATTTTATTATGCCAGATAAGTTATGCCAAATAAAATTATTGGGTAAGCCTCTTTTTTTTAGCGATAATTTTATGGACTGTCAGTAACTTCTCAGCTTTATCTTAGTGCTACCCGTGGGTCCGGGCTGATTCAGAGGCTACTCTTCTTTCATTAGAAATGTAATAAATTCATAGCCTCTGTTTAATTCATAATTTAAATTCTTATTTATCATTCAAGGAATTTAAGATTTTATCAAAGAAACTAACTAAGTTCTTTCTTTTATATTTTGCTTCTACTTCCTTTGTGATAAAAATTGTGAGCTTATCCAGTGATCTGGTTAAAGCCACATAAAGTCTATTTTTTGTCGTTGTATCATCTGCCTTTTCGCCAAGTAGATATGCTGCTAGATCTGTAGTCAAGATAAACACACAATTTTTTCCTTCTTGCCCCTTTATGTTATCAATGGAATTGACCACAACCTTTTCTTCGTCTTGAGTAATTGAGTTATCAGGAAGCATATTAATAATGACACCATAAGCCTTTTTGCCTAGTGTTTCATGTTTGAATGTTTCATTCATGGCTTTCATCTTGTCATTAGTTGTAGCATAATTTTCCAATAAGAATTCTGCATAATAATATGATGCTCTGAGCATAACGAGCTCAGTTTTATCTGGATGAAGTTTACGCATCTCACGTTCTATTTCTTCCGACAATGCAATGTGAATACTTTTCGAAGTTTCTTTACCATGTGTCTCATACTTTCCATGTTTTTTCGAAATATAACTCAGGTCAAAATTCTCTTCCTTTATCAGTTCGCTATATGGTTTGTCATTTTCAAACAATATAGCGATAAGTCCTCCATCTTTTTCAGAATACTGCTGCTCCTTCTTACTTACTATTGAATTTGAAAGCACTAAATGTTTTTTTGGACAGCGGTGACATACACTTATGTAATCAACACTTTCCTTGTTTTTTTCAATAAGACTCTTCAAGCATTTGTGTCCTTTTAGGTCTTGCTTGGGATCCCCCATCAAGATAAGTGGAATGCCCAATTCGTTTAGTGTCTCAATAATGAGTTGCATATCCGAATTAATATCCTGCGCCTCATCAATACAAATTCCACCACAGTATTCTTTGAATATATTCTTGATTACCTTCCGTTTATCACTCACGGCTTTTCTATCGTCTGATTTCTTCGCTACAATCCACTTTGCTCTCTCTGGAATTACAGTTTGATGTAAAATGTTTCCTTCTTCCAACCGGCTAATCTTTGCATTTTTATATCCTGGGCTCGGCGGTAAGGGGGCTATAGAAATCCGCTCATACTGCTTTCCGTATAACAGATAATAATATGGTTTGATGAATTCCCTATATAAAAAGGAATGAATTGTACTTACAATAATGTTGTTCGGGATAATTCCATAATAATCCTGCAATTTTTGTTCAATGCATGACACTGCATTGTTTGTAAAAGTAATGCAAAAAATATGCTTACTTTTATCTGTTCCCTCACGGAGTCTCACTATAGTATCTACCATTGCAGTGGTTTTTCCTGCTCCGGCACCAGCTATACCAATCAGCATATTTGCATCACCTCAAACATTTTATTCTATTTTAGAAAATCAAAGACATCTTGTATGTGCTTTGGCATCTGTAAATCGGAGAGTTCTCCATTAGCAATGTCTTTACAAATAGTAAGCATATCTGAGGCTTTTGCTTCTCTCCATGCCTTTTCCATTTGATCTGGCGTCATATCTTTCCAACCAAATCCCTCACCATATTTATCTTTCAGAACAGTGAAGTTGTTTCCCGTTTTTACAATCTCTGGTTCCAGCGTATACTCTGAAGTGGTTCTAATACAGATACTTGTTCCATCATCATATTTATCATGTTGCTTTTTCGCCTTTTCTTGATTATCATAATCACGAATAATTCCCAGCTTATTGGAATTATTCTTGTTTATTTTCTTCCATATTTTTATTATTTCAATAAAACCTTTGTGGAAGGAAAGCACTTCTATATCGCTTAATTCTTGCTTTGAATCTATATAAGCACGTAGGAGCATTTCTTCTGAGATTCCTTCAAATAGAATACATTTTTTTGAGAAGAACAACTTGAACAAATCCAGGTTCGGATTCTTTGTAAGGTAATCTCTTCCTGAATCATCCAGTTCATCCATAAAAGAAAACGCTTCTCCATTGTGCATAACCACAACATTTTTCAAATTCATCTTATTTATGAATTCAGTACTATGTGTGGAATAGAATAACTGCATTGTGGGGTTTTTTGCTGTAAACACCTTTAGGAAACTCACCATAAGCCTAATATTATTTATGCACAGATGAGCTTCTGGTTCTTCTATTGCAAACACATTCAGAGCAACATCATTCTGCCTTCCCACCAGTGAATTTATTAGAACGAAAAGTAAAATTAGATTTCTGTATCCAAGTCCTTGTAATGAAAGTTCCTCATCAGAATAGCCTAAACGAATACTACTTAATATACTTTGCATAGGTGGCATATTAGGCAGTATGCTAATATGTGAGAAGAATTCCTTGGCATCAGCTAATTCTGACCCTTCCTGCCAATTAATCACTCTGTCCATATTACTTATAGATTTGAGTTCTTCAAAAAAATGATTGTATTCTTTTTCGACCTTCAGTTTGTCCTCATTTGTTAAGCCTTTTTGTAACAGTTTTACCAGCGACCTTGAACCCAACCGTTCTTTTGTTCTTGAAAACTCATCTCTTTCCGCTTCAAGTGCAATATACTTATATAGCTTTAGAACATCGTATGTAACAGATCCCTTACTCGGAACCGAAACAGAAAATGAGTAATACTCTGTAGGCAATAAATTCATCTTTACATTATTTATTGACTTTGCATCTATCTTTCCATCAGATAGAACCTTTTTTACAATACTGTAAATATCGTTAATCTTTGAAGGCTTATATTCGTATCTGAGCCCATATTGCATTTGACCATCTTCTACGGAAAAACTCAAATCTTTTACAAAGTATCCCTCTGTCTTATCAGGTTTCAAATGGACCTCCACCATAACAATGGGTAAATGCGTAATGAATTCTGTACATGATACTATTCCGTTTGTTATGGCTGTTTGATTATCGATTATATACTGATAATACTCCCTTCTTGCGATATCATTAATATCTATCCAATTTAAATTCTTTCCAGTAAAACTTGATTCATCAGTTAAAAATGGAAGCGTTACTGCTCGTAAAAGATTACTCTTACCGCAGTTGTTTTCACCAATTAAAGCTACAGTATCACTTAAATGAATGTCAATTTCCTTTAAATTCCGGTAGTTCTTAATTATCAGTCTTGATATTTTCAAAAAAGCACCTCCGACTATTATTTTATACTTTTCATATATTACTCCTACGAAGCTACTTCGTATTCTTAAAAAGTTTATATGTTGTCTGATATCCTTTGATACTTCAACACTGCATCCCCATTGAATTGCCCATTATTGTTTTGACTGGCTTATTAACGGTTTATAAACACAACTGACAGTTCAGATGGAATCATAGTACACGACTGATCGCTGTGGTCA from Lacrimispora sphenoides JCM 1415 encodes the following:
- a CDS encoding UvrD-helicase domain-containing protein: MLIGIAGAGAGKTTAMVDTIVRLREGTDKSKHIFCITFTNNAVSCIEQKLQDYYGIIPNNIIVSTIHSFLYREFIKPYYYLLYGKQYERISIAPLPPSPGYKNAKISRLEEGNILHQTVIPERAKWIVAKKSDDRKAVSDKRKVIKNIFKEYCGGICIDEAQDINSDMQLIIETLNELGIPLILMGDPKQDLKGHKCLKSLIEKNKESVDYISVCHRCPKKHLVLSNSIVSKKEQQYSEKDGGLIAILFENDKPYSELIKEENFDLSYISKKHGKYETHGKETSKSIHIALSEEIEREMRKLHPDKTELVMLRASYYYAEFLLENYATTNDKMKAMNETFKHETLGKKAYGVIINMLPDNSITQDEEKVVVNSIDNIKGQEGKNCVFILTTDLAAYLLGEKADDTTTKNRLYVALTRSLDKLTIFITKEVEAKYKRKNLVSFFDKILNSLNDK
- a CDS encoding ATP-dependent nuclease — its product is MKISRLIIKNYRNLKEIDIHLSDTVALIGENNCGKSNLLRAVTLPFLTDESSFTGKNLNWIDINDIARREYYQYIIDNQTAITNGIVSCTEFITHLPIVMVEVHLKPDKTEGYFVKDLSFSVEDGQMQYGLRYEYKPSKINDIYSIVKKVLSDGKIDAKSINNVKMNLLPTEYYSFSVSVPSKGSVTYDVLKLYKYIALEAERDEFSRTKERLGSRSLVKLLQKGLTNEDKLKVEKEYNHFFEELKSISNMDRVINWQEGSELADAKEFFSHISILPNMPPMQSILSSIRLGYSDEELSLQGLGYRNLILLFVLINSLVGRQNDVALNVFAIEEPEAHLCINNIRLMVSFLKVFTAKNPTMQLFYSTHSTEFINKMNLKNVVVMHNGEAFSFMDELDDSGRDYLTKNPNLDLFKLFFSKKCILFEGISEEMLLRAYIDSKQELSDIEVLSFHKGFIEIIKIWKKINKNNSNKLGIIRDYDNQEKAKKQHDKYDDGTSICIRTTSEYTLEPEIVKTGNNFTVLKDKYGEGFGWKDMTPDQMEKAWREAKASDMLTICKDIANGELSDLQMPKHIQDVFDFLK